From Pontibacter actiniarum, a single genomic window includes:
- a CDS encoding NUDIX domain-containing protein, producing MKIKNREKAYNGYFKIYKLTVEQEGETFTREQFDRGHAVAALVFDTERQEYVLTKQFRIGSESELVEIVAGMVDEGEEPETSIKREIEEEIGYHVDKLELLHTFYSSPGGSTEHVQLYYAEVSHQQHSGGGNSHEHEHIQIVRLSAEELEALVSQDAKTIVAQQWARLRRLSR from the coding sequence ATGAAAATCAAGAACAGAGAGAAAGCCTACAACGGCTACTTTAAAATCTATAAACTAACGGTGGAGCAGGAGGGGGAAACCTTCACCCGCGAGCAGTTTGATCGCGGCCATGCCGTGGCCGCCCTGGTGTTCGACACGGAAAGGCAGGAGTACGTGCTGACGAAGCAATTTCGCATTGGCTCTGAATCGGAGCTGGTGGAAATTGTGGCGGGCATGGTAGACGAGGGGGAAGAGCCCGAGACAAGTATAAAGCGGGAGATAGAAGAGGAAATCGGCTACCACGTGGATAAGCTGGAGCTCCTGCATACGTTCTATTCCTCGCCGGGCGGCTCCACGGAGCACGTGCAGCTGTATTATGCCGAGGTATCGCACCAGCAGCACAGCGGCGGCGGCAACAGCCACGAGCATGAGCACATCCAGATCGTCCGGCTATCGGCAGAGGAGCTGGAGGCACTTGTCTCTCAGGATGCCAAAACAATTGTGGCGCAGCAGTGGGCGCGGCTCAGGAGGCTAAGCAGGTAG
- a CDS encoding SDR family NAD(P)-dependent oxidoreductase: MKANNKNTFWWMAAGTGALLAARAVRRKLNAYDFNGKVVLITGGSRGLGLVMARQLAQEGARLVLCARDKDELENARMELAGKGANVLVQKCDVTDQQQVQDVVTNVLNEFGPIDVLINNAGIIHAGPVTEMTVQEFDEAIKTHYWGPVHTILAVLPSMKARGEGRILNVSSIGGKISVPHLVPYSASKFALVGLSEGLRAELDKYNIIVTTATPGLIQTGSPRHAIVKGHHKEEYALFKLMDSSPLTSMSAEATAKKILDGLRHGDTQVTTTIPAKLGALLHGLSPSFVTSVFGLVNKVLPGEGGIGKERVRGYESESRLSQSGLTERTQKAAEKNNE; the protein is encoded by the coding sequence ATGAAAGCAAATAACAAGAATACCTTCTGGTGGATGGCTGCCGGCACAGGCGCGCTGCTCGCGGCAAGAGCTGTGCGCCGGAAGTTAAACGCCTATGACTTTAACGGCAAAGTAGTCCTGATAACGGGCGGCTCCAGGGGCCTGGGGTTGGTAATGGCCAGGCAGTTGGCGCAGGAAGGGGCGCGGCTGGTGCTTTGCGCCCGTGATAAGGATGAACTGGAGAACGCGCGGATGGAACTGGCCGGTAAGGGTGCTAATGTGCTGGTGCAAAAGTGCGACGTAACAGACCAGCAGCAGGTACAGGATGTTGTGACGAATGTGCTGAACGAGTTTGGCCCTATCGACGTGCTGATAAACAACGCCGGCATTATTCATGCAGGCCCCGTTACGGAGATGACGGTGCAGGAGTTCGACGAGGCGATCAAAACACACTACTGGGGACCTGTACACACCATTCTGGCCGTGCTGCCAAGTATGAAGGCGCGCGGCGAAGGGCGTATTCTCAACGTGTCGTCGATAGGCGGCAAGATAAGCGTGCCGCACCTGGTGCCTTACAGTGCAAGCAAGTTTGCGCTGGTGGGCCTGTCTGAGGGGTTGCGGGCGGAGCTGGACAAGTATAACATCATTGTAACCACCGCCACTCCGGGTCTCATTCAGACAGGTAGCCCCCGCCACGCCATCGTTAAAGGGCATCACAAGGAAGAGTACGCCCTCTTCAAGCTCATGGACTCAAGCCCGCTGACTTCCATGAGTGCTGAGGCTACAGCCAAAAAGATACTGGATGGCCTGCGCCATGGCGACACCCAGGTCACCACCACCATCCCTGCCAAACTGGGAGCCTTGTTGCACGGCCTGTCGCCTTCCTTTGTAACCAGCGTTTTCGGCCTGGTGAACAAAGTGTTGCCGGGTGAGGGCGGCATAGGGAAGGAGCGGGTCAGGGGCTACGAGAGCGAGTCCAGGTTGTCGCAGTCGGGGCTGACGGAGCGTACACAGAAAGCGGCAGAGAAAAACAACGAGTAA